One Thermoanaerobaculales bacterium DNA window includes the following coding sequences:
- a CDS encoding lysophospholipid acyltransferase family protein, whose protein sequence is MPLPPLRDDARRRVRIARLARAVPVTGFGFASLLAFNGAQTASLALVPFSRRAFRRFNRWCANTWWGACVIASQRFNGTRLVITGEDLPSDENALVLVNHQNMPDILALMILARGKRRLGDLKFFVKKTLKWIPGVGWGMQFIGCPFLSRDWTADRERIRRTFATLVRERIPVWLVSFAEGTRSTPEKLRANAEWAAANGLEATRHVLVPRSKGFAATIDGLGSHLHAVYDVTIGYVGGVPTLWQYITGSVDRIHVHVRRFPIESLPRLEHELRDWLITRYREKDLLLEHYYTHGAFPAEA, encoded by the coding sequence ATGCCGCTGCCCCCGCTCAGGGACGACGCCCGGAGGCGGGTCCGCATCGCCCGTCTTGCCAGGGCCGTGCCGGTCACCGGTTTCGGGTTCGCGAGCCTGCTCGCCTTCAACGGCGCGCAGACGGCGAGCCTGGCGCTGGTGCCGTTCTCGCGGCGGGCGTTCCGGCGCTTCAACCGCTGGTGCGCCAACACCTGGTGGGGCGCCTGCGTCATCGCCAGCCAGCGCTTCAACGGCACCCGGCTTGTGATCACCGGCGAGGACCTGCCGTCGGACGAGAACGCCCTCGTTCTCGTCAACCACCAGAACATGCCCGACATCCTCGCCCTGATGATCCTGGCCCGCGGCAAGCGCCGGCTCGGCGACCTCAAATTCTTCGTCAAGAAGACCTTGAAGTGGATCCCGGGGGTCGGCTGGGGCATGCAGTTCATCGGCTGCCCGTTCCTGTCCCGCGACTGGACGGCCGACCGGGAGCGGATCCGGCGGACCTTCGCCACCCTGGTGCGCGAGCGCATACCGGTCTGGCTGGTGTCGTTCGCGGAGGGCACCCGCTCGACCCCGGAGAAGCTGCGCGCCAACGCCGAGTGGGCGGCCGCCAACGGGCTCGAGGCCACCCGCCACGTGCTGGTCCCCCGCTCGAAGGGATTCGCGGCGACGATCGACGGCCTCGGCAGCCACCTGCACGCCGTCTACGACGTGACCATCGGCTACGTCGGCGGCGTCCCGACGCTGTGGCAGTACATCACCGGCTCGGTCGACCGCATCCACGTTCACGTGCGGCGCTTCCCGATCGAGTCCCTGCCACGCCTCGAGCACGAGCTCCGCGACTGGCTGATCACCCGCTACCGCGAGAAGGACCTCCTGCTCGAGCACTACTACACCCATGGCGCCTTCCCCGCCGAGGCGTAG
- a CDS encoding DUF1684 domain-containing protein — protein MKKLIIVGCLLLGASCGRNVPAPDPAYVAEVEAWRAERLERLTADDGWLTVVGLDWLQAGVNRFGSDPASEIPLVAPDIPELAGTVELLADGSVVARAAEGAAVTVDGAPLVESVLRSDAQGTPDIAGVGRLRFHIIDRGGRLGARIKDPEAAARRKFKGIEHFPIDPRYRVTARLEPYPTPREVQVPTVLGTPTPMLAPGVLRFTLLGNELTLEPYQESPDEASYFLIFRDRTSGDTTYGGGRFLDAAAAGADGTTVLDFNLAYSPPCAFTPHATCPLPPPQNSLRVAVEAGEKFTGASH, from the coding sequence ATGAAGAAGCTCATCATCGTCGGCTGTCTACTGCTCGGCGCCAGCTGCGGAAGGAATGTCCCCGCGCCGGATCCCGCGTACGTCGCCGAGGTCGAGGCGTGGCGAGCCGAGCGGCTGGAGCGGCTGACCGCCGACGACGGCTGGCTGACCGTGGTCGGGCTCGACTGGCTCCAGGCCGGCGTCAACCGGTTCGGCTCGGATCCGGCGAGCGAGATCCCGCTGGTCGCGCCCGACATCCCGGAGCTGGCCGGCACCGTGGAGCTCCTCGCCGACGGATCGGTGGTCGCACGGGCAGCGGAGGGCGCGGCGGTCACGGTCGATGGCGCACCGCTCGTCGAGTCCGTGCTCCGCAGCGACGCGCAGGGCACGCCCGACATCGCCGGCGTCGGCCGGCTGCGCTTCCACATCATCGACCGCGGCGGCCGGCTCGGCGCGCGCATCAAGGACCCCGAGGCCGCCGCCCGGAGGAAGTTCAAGGGCATCGAGCACTTCCCGATCGACCCGCGCTACCGCGTCACCGCGCGGCTGGAGCCCTACCCCACTCCCAGAGAGGTCCAGGTTCCGACTGTGCTCGGCACGCCGACCCCGATGCTCGCACCGGGCGTGCTGCGCTTCACGCTGCTCGGCAACGAGCTCACGCTGGAGCCCTACCAGGAGTCGCCGGACGAGGCGTCCTACTTCCTGATCTTCCGCGATCGCACGTCGGGCGACACGACCTACGGCGGCGGCCGCTTCCTGGATGCCGCCGCTGCCGGCGCCGACGGAACCACCGTGCTCGACTTCAACCTCGCCTACAGCCCGCCCTGCGCCTTCACGCCTCACGCCACCTGTCCCCTGCCGCCGCCCCAGAACTCGCTTCGTGTCGCGGTCGAGGCCGGCGAGAAGTTCACCGGCGCATCGCACTGA
- the lpdA gene encoding dihydrolipoyl dehydrogenase, whose product MDSYDLVIIGSGPGGYVCAIRAAQLGLKTALVEKHATLGGTCLNVGCIPSKALLESSDLFAAANHRFADHGIALSAVGLELGRMMERKSQIVKELVDGVAMLMKKNKVTVLTGHGEVTAPGQVTVRGEAGEQQVQATSICLAMGSVPVELPFMPFDGERVVSSTEALSFAEVPERLVVVGAGAVGLELGSVWSRLGAKVTVVEMLPTIAPFADKQMSGSLQRALEAQGLEFRLSTKVTAAKVTKKGVTLTVANDKGETEELSCDRVLVAVGRRPNSSGSGLENAGVELEAGGRVKIDDHFRTNVPGVYAIGDLVRGPMLAHKAEEEGIALAELLAGKPGHVNYDAIPNVIYTEPELAMVGRTEAEVKEAGIAINIGRFMFRPNGRAKSLGLLDGMVKILADKETDQILGVHMVGPRVSELIAEAVVAVEFGAAAEDLALTSHAHPTLSEVVREAALAVGKRAIHS is encoded by the coding sequence ATGGACTCCTACGATCTGGTGATCATCGGCTCCGGCCCTGGCGGCTACGTGTGCGCGATCCGCGCGGCCCAGCTCGGCCTCAAGACCGCGCTGGTCGAGAAGCACGCCACCCTCGGCGGCACCTGCCTCAACGTCGGCTGCATCCCGTCCAAGGCCCTGCTCGAGTCGAGCGATCTCTTCGCCGCCGCCAACCACCGTTTCGCGGACCACGGAATCGCCCTGTCGGCAGTCGGGCTCGAACTCGGCCGGATGATGGAGCGCAAGAGCCAAATCGTCAAAGAGCTGGTCGACGGGGTCGCGATGCTGATGAAGAAGAACAAGGTCACCGTGCTCACCGGCCACGGCGAGGTCACGGCGCCCGGCCAGGTGACCGTGCGGGGCGAGGCGGGCGAGCAGCAGGTGCAGGCGACAAGCATCTGCCTCGCCATGGGCTCGGTGCCGGTCGAGCTGCCGTTCATGCCCTTCGACGGCGAGCGGGTGGTCTCCTCGACCGAAGCGCTCTCGTTCGCCGAGGTGCCCGAACGGCTGGTCGTGGTCGGGGCCGGCGCGGTCGGGCTCGAGCTCGGCAGCGTGTGGAGCCGCCTCGGCGCCAAGGTCACCGTGGTCGAGATGCTGCCGACGATCGCGCCGTTCGCCGACAAGCAGATGTCGGGATCGCTCCAGCGCGCGCTGGAGGCCCAGGGCCTCGAGTTCCGGCTGTCGACCAAGGTCACCGCCGCCAAGGTCACCAAGAAGGGCGTGACGTTGACCGTCGCGAACGACAAGGGCGAGACCGAGGAGCTGAGTTGCGACCGGGTGCTGGTCGCGGTCGGTCGGCGGCCCAACAGCTCCGGGTCGGGCCTCGAGAACGCCGGCGTCGAGCTCGAGGCGGGCGGCCGCGTGAAGATCGACGACCACTTCCGCACCAACGTGCCCGGGGTCTACGCGATCGGGGACCTGGTGAGGGGGCCGATGCTCGCCCACAAGGCCGAGGAGGAGGGCATCGCGCTCGCCGAGCTGCTCGCCGGCAAGCCCGGCCACGTCAACTACGATGCCATCCCGAACGTGATCTACACCGAGCCCGAGCTGGCCATGGTCGGCCGCACCGAGGCCGAGGTCAAGGAGGCCGGGATCGCCATCAACATCGGGCGCTTCATGTTCCGGCCCAACGGCCGCGCCAAGAGCCTCGGCCTGCTCGACGGCATGGTCAAGATCCTGGCCGACAAGGAGACCGACCAGATCCTCGGCGTGCACATGGTCGGCCCGCGGGTGTCCGAGCTGATCGCCGAGGCCGTGGTCGCGGTCGAGTTCGGGGCTGCGGCCGAGGACCTCGCCCTCACCAGCCACGCTCACCCCACCCTCTCGGAGGTGGTGCGCGAGGCGGCGCTGGCGGTCGGCAAGCGGGCCATTCACTCCTAG
- the odhB gene encoding 2-oxoglutarate dehydrogenase complex dihydrolipoyllysine-residue succinyltransferase, which produces MPINVTIPEVGESIKEGVLAEWVKADGDLVARDEPLLVLETDKITMNVNAEQAGRLKILVAVGSTVQVGQTVATIDTDVKVEAATAPAARPAPRPVPPQAAEATTAPSGPPAPPLAAPAGIAQAASKLETVKGLSPAVQRLVLEHRLDPATIAASGRDGRLTKGDVLRHLQAAPQPARAETPAAGAQPTVPAAAPTPEPSIPLVFERQTRQPLSPLRQRIAERLVQVQQQAAILTTFNEADLSRVMQLRARWKDTFQERHGIGLGFMSFFVKASVDALRFVPAVNAYIDGDQLVTNHYYDIGIAVSTDRGLVVPVLRNADQLTMAEIELAIADLASRAQQRRLELSELTGAVFTISNGGVFGSMMSTPILNPPGSAILGMHAITKRPVVVDDQIVIRPMMYLALSYDHRVIDGRESVTFLKRIKDCLEDPNRLLLEV; this is translated from the coding sequence ATGCCCATCAACGTCACCATCCCGGAGGTCGGAGAGTCGATCAAGGAGGGCGTTCTCGCGGAGTGGGTGAAGGCCGACGGCGACCTGGTGGCTCGCGACGAGCCGCTGCTGGTGCTCGAGACCGACAAGATCACCATGAACGTCAACGCCGAGCAGGCGGGCCGGCTGAAGATCCTGGTCGCCGTGGGATCGACCGTCCAGGTCGGCCAGACTGTCGCCACCATCGACACCGACGTCAAGGTGGAGGCGGCCACTGCGCCCGCCGCCAGGCCGGCCCCGCGGCCGGTCCCTCCTCAGGCCGCGGAGGCGACGACGGCCCCCTCAGGCCCGCCCGCACCGCCGCTCGCCGCGCCCGCCGGGATCGCCCAGGCCGCGAGCAAGCTCGAGACGGTGAAGGGCCTCTCGCCCGCGGTGCAGCGGCTGGTGCTCGAGCACCGCCTGGACCCGGCGACGATCGCCGCCTCGGGCCGCGACGGCCGACTCACCAAGGGCGACGTGCTCCGCCACCTCCAGGCTGCCCCGCAGCCCGCCCGGGCCGAGACGCCCGCAGCGGGCGCGCAGCCCACCGTGCCGGCAGCCGCGCCGACACCCGAGCCGTCGATACCTCTGGTCTTCGAGCGCCAGACCCGGCAGCCGCTGTCGCCGCTGCGCCAACGGATCGCCGAGCGGCTGGTCCAGGTGCAGCAGCAGGCCGCCATCCTGACCACCTTCAACGAGGCCGACCTGAGCCGGGTGATGCAGCTGCGCGCCCGCTGGAAGGACACCTTCCAGGAGCGGCACGGCATTGGCCTCGGCTTCATGTCCTTCTTCGTCAAGGCGTCGGTCGACGCCCTGCGCTTCGTGCCCGCGGTCAACGCGTACATCGACGGCGACCAGCTGGTGACCAACCACTACTACGACATCGGGATCGCGGTCAGCACCGACCGCGGCCTGGTGGTGCCGGTGCTGCGCAACGCCGATCAGCTCACCATGGCCGAGATCGAGCTTGCGATCGCGGATCTGGCGAGCCGGGCGCAGCAGCGCCGCCTCGAGCTGTCCGAGCTGACTGGGGCGGTGTTCACGATCTCCAACGGCGGCGTCTTCGGCTCGATGATGTCGACCCCGATTCTCAACCCGCCCGGCTCTGCGATCCTCGGCATGCACGCCATCACCAAGCGGCCGGTCGTCGTCGACGACCAGATCGTGATCCGACCGATGATGTACCTGGCGCTGTCCTACGACCACCGCGTGATCGACGGCCGCGAGTCGGTGACCTTCTTGAAGCGAATCAAGGACTGCCTCGAGGACCCGAACCGCCTGTTGCTGGAGGTGTGA
- a CDS encoding 2-oxoglutarate dehydrogenase E1 component translates to MTGLTRPSLSVLASADYIDQLHELWRHDPSSVSEEWRLFFTGFDLAMCPRDCVAADRANDQSRVASLIFAYRNVGHLIADVNPLEASPASHPSLELAAFGLTEHHLDEVYDTGHLGGPQRMTLRDIIEVLRDIYCRSIGVEYLHIQNVHMRRWLQHEMEPIRNRPAFPPERRVAILKQLTDAELFETFTHSRYVGQKRFSLEGAESLIPALHQFIETAADAGAEEIVIGMPHRGRLNVLANILRKPYSLIFHEFEDNLAPDPVGGDGDVKYHRGYSSDYPASNGRTVHLSLTANPSHLEAVNPVVEGRARAKQRFRGDTVHRRKVLPLLIHGDAAFAGQGLVAETFNLSQLEGYRTGGTVHIVVNNQIGFTTLPGEARSSRYPTDVAKLVEAPIFHVNGDDPEAVCFVVDLALRFRQTFGSDVVIDMLCYRKHGHNEGDEPAFTQPVMYQKIETHPPVRAIYQMRLEQDHVLSLDDSSRLSDEFSDRLYDAFRTVKTSCPMPDAMPDYAFGGAWSGLDQPYDFAPVDTGVPAAVLEEVGRALTTIPDGFHLNRKVGRRLPELSATLAAGGSVDWAFAELLAFGSLLAEGLPVRLSGQDSIRGTFSQRHAAWFDTRNQEVYVPLNHVREGQARFCVYNSMLSEAAVLGFDYGYSLVEPNMLVLWEAQFGDFANGAQVIIDQFIAAALDKWQRGSGIVMLLPHGYEGQGPEHSNAYLERYLTLCAEDNIQVCNLTTPAQYFHALRRQLKRPFRRPLVVMAPKSLLRHKRAVSPLSELVGGRFSELLDDPTPPASSTRRLVLCSGKVYYDLLEGREEHGVNDVAIVRVEQFYPFNDALLRALVKPHKGAEQVVWVQEETENRGGWSFMLPRLLELFPYRKLRYVGREPSASPATGSPRIHREQQAKIVVDALIE, encoded by the coding sequence TTGACCGGACTCACTCGTCCGTCGCTGTCCGTGCTCGCGAGCGCCGACTACATCGACCAGCTCCATGAGCTTTGGCGGCACGACCCGTCGTCGGTGTCCGAGGAGTGGCGGCTGTTCTTCACCGGCTTCGACCTGGCGATGTGCCCGCGGGACTGCGTCGCCGCCGATCGCGCCAACGACCAGTCCCGCGTCGCCAGCCTGATCTTCGCGTACCGGAACGTCGGCCACCTCATCGCGGACGTGAACCCGCTCGAGGCGAGCCCGGCCTCCCACCCATCGCTCGAGCTCGCCGCCTTCGGGTTGACCGAGCACCACCTCGACGAGGTGTACGACACCGGGCACCTCGGCGGGCCGCAGCGGATGACGCTGCGCGACATCATCGAGGTCCTGCGCGACATCTACTGCCGGAGCATCGGGGTCGAGTACCTCCACATCCAGAACGTCCACATGCGGCGCTGGCTGCAGCATGAGATGGAGCCCATCCGGAACCGGCCGGCATTCCCGCCCGAGCGCCGGGTCGCGATCCTCAAGCAGCTGACCGATGCCGAGCTGTTCGAGACCTTCACCCACAGCCGCTACGTCGGCCAGAAGCGCTTCTCGCTCGAGGGCGCCGAGTCGTTGATCCCGGCCCTCCATCAGTTCATCGAGACCGCGGCCGACGCCGGTGCCGAGGAGATCGTCATCGGCATGCCCCACCGCGGCCGGCTCAACGTCCTCGCCAACATCCTGCGCAAACCCTACTCCCTGATCTTCCACGAGTTCGAGGACAACCTGGCGCCGGACCCGGTGGGTGGCGACGGCGACGTCAAGTACCACCGTGGCTACTCGTCGGACTACCCAGCCTCGAACGGGCGCACGGTCCACCTCTCGCTGACCGCAAACCCGAGCCACCTCGAGGCCGTCAATCCGGTGGTCGAGGGCCGGGCGCGCGCCAAGCAGCGCTTCCGGGGTGACACCGTCCATCGCCGCAAGGTGCTGCCGCTCCTGATCCACGGCGACGCCGCCTTCGCCGGTCAGGGGCTGGTCGCCGAGACGTTCAACCTCTCCCAGCTCGAGGGCTACCGTACCGGCGGCACCGTCCACATCGTGGTCAACAACCAGATCGGGTTCACGACCCTGCCCGGCGAGGCCCGGTCGTCCCGCTACCCCACCGACGTGGCCAAGCTGGTGGAGGCCCCGATCTTCCACGTCAACGGCGACGACCCGGAGGCGGTGTGCTTTGTGGTCGACCTGGCGCTGCGGTTCCGCCAGACCTTCGGCTCCGATGTCGTCATCGACATGCTCTGCTACCGAAAGCACGGCCACAACGAGGGTGATGAGCCGGCCTTCACCCAACCGGTGATGTACCAGAAGATCGAGACCCACCCGCCGGTCCGGGCCATCTACCAGATGCGGCTCGAGCAAGACCATGTGCTCTCGCTCGACGACAGCTCCCGGCTGTCCGACGAGTTCTCCGACCGGCTGTACGACGCGTTCAGGACCGTCAAGACCAGCTGTCCGATGCCCGACGCCATGCCCGACTACGCGTTCGGCGGGGCCTGGTCCGGCCTCGATCAGCCGTACGACTTCGCACCGGTCGACACCGGCGTGCCGGCGGCCGTCCTCGAGGAGGTGGGGCGGGCGCTGACCACGATTCCCGACGGCTTCCACCTCAACCGCAAGGTGGGACGACGGCTGCCCGAGCTGAGCGCGACGCTCGCCGCGGGCGGCTCGGTCGACTGGGCGTTCGCGGAGCTGCTGGCATTCGGAAGCCTGCTCGCCGAGGGCCTGCCGGTGCGGCTGAGCGGCCAGGACTCGATCCGCGGCACCTTCTCGCAGCGCCACGCCGCCTGGTTCGACACCAGGAACCAGGAGGTCTACGTCCCGCTCAACCATGTCCGTGAAGGCCAGGCGCGGTTCTGCGTCTACAACAGCATGCTCTCCGAGGCCGCCGTGCTCGGCTTCGACTACGGCTACTCGCTGGTCGAGCCCAACATGCTCGTGCTCTGGGAGGCCCAGTTCGGCGACTTCGCCAACGGGGCGCAGGTGATCATCGACCAGTTCATCGCCGCCGCGCTCGACAAGTGGCAGCGGGGCAGCGGCATCGTCATGCTGCTGCCGCACGGCTACGAGGGCCAGGGACCGGAGCACTCCAACGCCTACCTCGAGCGTTACCTCACGCTGTGTGCCGAGGACAACATCCAGGTCTGCAACCTGACCACGCCGGCGCAGTACTTCCACGCCCTGCGCCGGCAGCTCAAGCGCCCATTCCGGCGGCCGCTGGTGGTCATGGCCCCGAAAAGCCTGCTTCGCCACAAGCGAGCCGTCTCGCCGCTGTCCGAGCTCGTGGGGGGACGGTTCTCGGAGCTGCTCGACGATCCGACGCCGCCGGCCTCCTCGACGCGGCGGCTCGTCCTGTGCAGCGGCAAGGTCTACTACGACCTGCTCGAGGGCCGCGAGGAGCACGGGGTCAACGATGTCGCGATCGTGCGCGTCGAGCAGTTCTACCCCTTCAACGACGCGCTGCTGCGGGCGCTGGTCAAGCCCCACAAGGGCGCCGAGCAGGTGGTGTGGGTCCAGGAGGAGACCGAGAACCGCGGCGGCTGGTCCTTCATGCTGCCACGGCTCCTCGAGCTCTTCCCGTACCGCAAGCTGCGCTACGTGGGCCGCGAGCCGAGCGCCAGCCCGGCCACCGGCTCGCCGCGGATCCACCGCGAGCAGCAGGCGAAGATCGTGGTCGACGCGCTGATCGAGTGA
- a CDS encoding amidohydrolase family protein, whose protein sequence is MTTIIGNGTLATGGERPAVLADGAVAWQGDRIDAVGSTASLRARWPEAEVLDARGGLILPGFVNLHHHFYSALARGLDPGFAPRSFGEILEGLWWRLDRSLDEQAVHVSARLTLADCIRCGCTTVFDHHASPRFITGSLDATASEVVAAGLSAVLCYEASDRNGHDEAIAGVEENADFCGRHLDHPTVRGLMGLHASFTVADATLAETARLRPSGTGVHLHVAEDPLDARVSNALYGRGPLQRLEATGLLDDRALLAHGVHLPADDLDRVARAGAVLVHNPESNANNGVGRLDVVGAHRAGCRLALGTDGMGSSMLGALRFAFLTHRGAQRDPRVGFEVHPGLLAATGRAAGAFLDEPLLGELAAGAPADIAVVEAPSPTPIDPERLFGHLVYGAAGAPVRHTVARGRVLMRDFELLTIDVEGTAREAREIAPRVWERFHALPAPTN, encoded by the coding sequence ATGACGACGATCATCGGCAACGGCACCCTTGCCACCGGCGGCGAGCGGCCCGCGGTGCTCGCCGACGGCGCGGTCGCCTGGCAGGGCGACCGCATCGACGCGGTCGGCAGCACGGCGTCCCTCCGCGCCCGCTGGCCCGAGGCCGAGGTCCTCGACGCCCGGGGCGGCCTCATCCTGCCCGGGTTCGTCAATCTCCACCACCACTTCTACTCGGCGCTCGCCCGCGGCCTCGATCCCGGCTTCGCGCCACGCTCCTTCGGGGAGATCCTCGAGGGCCTGTGGTGGCGCCTCGACCGCAGCCTCGACGAGCAGGCGGTCCACGTTTCGGCCCGGCTGACCCTCGCCGACTGCATCCGCTGCGGCTGCACCACCGTCTTCGACCACCACGCCTCGCCGCGCTTCATCACCGGCAGCCTGGACGCCACCGCGAGCGAGGTCGTGGCGGCGGGCCTGTCCGCGGTGCTGTGCTACGAGGCGTCGGACCGCAACGGGCACGACGAGGCCATCGCCGGCGTCGAGGAGAACGCGGACTTCTGCGGCCGCCACCTCGACCACCCCACGGTCCGTGGTCTGATGGGCCTTCACGCCTCCTTCACCGTCGCCGATGCCACGCTCGCGGAAACGGCGCGGCTCCGCCCGTCCGGCACCGGGGTCCACCTCCACGTCGCCGAGGACCCGCTCGATGCGCGCGTCTCCAATGCGCTCTACGGCCGCGGGCCGCTGCAGCGACTGGAGGCCACCGGCCTGCTCGACGACCGCGCCCTGCTCGCGCATGGCGTGCACCTGCCGGCCGACGACCTCGACCGGGTGGCCCGGGCGGGAGCGGTGCTGGTCCACAACCCGGAGTCCAACGCGAACAACGGGGTCGGCCGCCTCGACGTCGTCGGCGCCCATCGCGCCGGCTGCCGGCTCGCCCTGGGCACCGACGGGATGGGCTCGTCGATGCTGGGGGCCCTCCGCTTTGCCTTTCTCACCCACCGCGGCGCGCAGCGCGATCCGCGGGTCGGCTTCGAGGTCCACCCCGGGCTGCTCGCCGCGACCGGCCGTGCCGCCGGCGCCTTCCTCGACGAGCCTCTCCTCGGCGAGCTCGCCGCGGGCGCCCCGGCCGACATCGCGGTCGTCGAGGCGCCGTCGCCGACGCCGATCGACCCCGAGCGCCTGTTCGGTCACCTCGTCTACGGCGCGGCCGGCGCACCGGTGCGCCACACCGTGGCCCGGGGCAGGGTGCTGATGCGCGACTTCGAGCTGCTCACGATCGACGTCGAGGGGACGGCGCGAGAGGCGCGCGAGATCGCGCCTCGGGTCTGGGAGCGGTTTCACGCTCTTCCCGCGCCGACGAACTGA
- the allB gene encoding allantoinase AllB has product MRTRFCNLRIPAGDDTTVPRELVVEDGRFVAVTQAGQETAAEGEEWVDLGGALVLPGAIDGHVHFNDPGFTHRENFDSGTAAAAAGGVTCVVDMPCTSLPPVTDTLALAAKLLAITPKAHVDFMLWGGASANALEQPGWRDRLGELAAAGVAAIKVYLLSGMDSFRHLTVRQLGEVLEASRALGLPVGVHAEDADTVREEESLLRRRGLDSPRAYAESRPAIAEVRAVEAVIDACRRSGARAHVVHLASGEALDRISAARRDGCPVTAETCPHYLEFTDDDLESMGSLLKTAPVVKAASDRSRLWRGLAEGELAFVATDHAAGQWPDEKRTGSIWSDYGGVPGVELLLPYLYSEGVRRGRLSLARLAQVLSSGPARFFGVDHRKGALKPGLDADFVVFDEAATWTVHARDLHNLNRYTPLEGRRLTGRVQKTYLRGRCVFERRADGEEWLAPAGAGEFVRRGAP; this is encoded by the coding sequence GTGCGCACCCGCTTCTGCAACCTTCGCATCCCAGCCGGCGACGACACGACAGTGCCGCGCGAGCTCGTCGTCGAGGACGGCCGCTTCGTCGCGGTGACGCAGGCCGGCCAGGAGACGGCCGCCGAGGGCGAGGAGTGGGTCGACCTGGGGGGCGCGCTCGTGCTGCCGGGTGCGATCGACGGCCACGTCCACTTCAACGACCCCGGCTTCACGCACCGCGAGAACTTCGACAGCGGCACCGCGGCGGCCGCTGCCGGCGGTGTCACCTGCGTCGTCGACATGCCGTGCACCTCCCTGCCACCCGTGACCGACACCCTGGCTCTCGCAGCCAAGCTGCTCGCGATCACGCCCAAGGCCCACGTCGACTTCATGCTCTGGGGCGGCGCGTCCGCGAACGCGCTCGAGCAGCCCGGCTGGCGCGACCGGCTCGGCGAGCTCGCCGCCGCCGGCGTCGCCGCCATCAAGGTCTACCTGCTGTCGGGCATGGACAGCTTCCGCCACCTCACCGTCCGCCAGCTCGGCGAGGTCCTCGAGGCGTCCCGCGCGCTCGGCCTGCCGGTAGGGGTCCACGCCGAGGACGCTGACACCGTGCGCGAGGAGGAGTCACTGCTCCGCCGGCGCGGCCTCGACTCGCCGCGCGCCTACGCCGAGTCCCGGCCCGCGATCGCCGAGGTGCGAGCGGTCGAGGCCGTCATCGACGCCTGCCGGCGGAGCGGCGCGCGCGCCCACGTCGTCCACCTGGCGTCTGGCGAGGCGCTCGACCGGATCAGCGCCGCCCGCCGGGACGGCTGCCCTGTCACTGCCGAAACCTGCCCCCACTACCTGGAGTTCACCGACGACGACCTCGAGTCGATGGGCTCGTTGCTCAAGACGGCGCCGGTCGTCAAGGCCGCCTCCGACCGCTCCCGCCTGTGGCGGGGCCTCGCCGAGGGCGAGCTGGCCTTCGTCGCCACCGACCACGCCGCGGGCCAGTGGCCTGACGAGAAGCGGACCGGATCGATCTGGAGCGACTACGGCGGGGTTCCCGGGGTCGAGCTGCTGCTGCCCTACCTCTACTCCGAGGGCGTTCGTCGCGGCCGTCTGTCGCTGGCGCGCCTGGCGCAGGTGCTGTCATCGGGACCCGCTCGCTTCTTCGGCGTCGACCACCGCAAGGGGGCACTGAAGCCCGGCCTCGACGCGGACTTCGTGGTGTTCGACGAGGCCGCAACCTGGACCGTCCACGCCCGCGACCTCCATAACCTGAACCGCTACACCCCGCTCGAGGGCCGGCGGTTGACCGGGCGAGTTCAAAAGACCTACCTGCGCGGCCGCTGTGTCTTCGAGCGCCGGGCCGACGGCGAGGAGTGGCTGGCGCCCGCCGGCGCGGGCGAGTTCGTGCGACGCGGAGCACCATGA